A window of Streptomyces marispadix contains these coding sequences:
- a CDS encoding glutaredoxin family protein, whose amino-acid sequence MRTVTLIGKPGCHLCDVARDVIVRVCAETGASWEEKCIEDDQELYRKYWEQIPVVLVDGAQHDFWRVDPQRLRRALES is encoded by the coding sequence ATGAGGACTGTCACCCTGATCGGGAAGCCCGGATGCCATCTCTGTGACGTCGCCCGCGATGTGATCGTGCGGGTCTGCGCCGAGACGGGAGCCTCCTGGGAGGAGAAATGCATCGAGGACGACCAGGAGTTGTACCGCAAGTACTGGGAGCAGATCCCGGTCGTCCTGGTCGACGGTGCGCAGCACGACTTCTGGCGGGTGGACCCCCAGCGGCTGCGCAGAGCACTGGAGAGCTAG
- a CDS encoding redox-sensing transcriptional repressor Rex, whose product MATGRNHRPATTRSRGIPEATVARLPLYLRALTALSERSVPTVSSEELAAAAGVNSAKLRKDFSYLGSYGTRGVGYDVEYLVYQISRELGLTQDWPVVIVGIGNLGAALANYGGFASRGFRVAALIDADPSLTGRLVAGIEVQHTDGLEQIIDESGVSIGVIATPAGSAQQVCDRLVAAGITSILNFAPTVLSVPDGVDVRKVDLSIELQILAFHEQRKAGEEAPEEEETAPPAAPPAAAVSKRPEPGSDGDRPAVMPA is encoded by the coding sequence GTGGCAACTGGCCGAAACCACCGACCGGCGACGACCCGGAGCCGAGGGATCCCCGAGGCCACCGTCGCCCGGCTACCGCTGTATCTGCGGGCCCTGACCGCGCTCTCCGAGCGCTCGGTGCCCACGGTCTCCTCGGAGGAACTGGCCGCGGCGGCGGGGGTGAACTCGGCCAAGCTGCGCAAGGACTTCTCCTACCTCGGCTCCTACGGCACCCGCGGCGTCGGCTACGACGTCGAATACCTCGTCTACCAGATCTCGCGTGAGCTGGGCCTCACACAGGACTGGCCAGTCGTGATCGTCGGTATCGGAAACCTCGGTGCCGCCCTCGCCAACTACGGGGGCTTCGCCTCACGCGGGTTCCGGGTGGCCGCCCTCATCGACGCCGACCCCTCGCTCACCGGAAGGCTCGTGGCGGGCATCGAGGTCCAGCACACGGACGGGCTGGAGCAGATCATCGACGAGAGCGGCGTCTCCATCGGCGTCATCGCCACCCCCGCGGGCTCCGCGCAGCAGGTGTGCGACAGGCTCGTCGCCGCCGGAATCACCTCCATCCTCAACTTCGCGCCGACCGTGCTGTCCGTGCCCGACGGCGTGGACGTGAGGAAGGTCGACCTCTCCATCGAGTTGCAGATCCTCGCCTTCCACGAGCAGCGCAAGGCCGGCGAGGAGGCCCCCGAGGAGGAGGAGACCGCGCCTCCCGCGGCGCCTCCCGCGGCCGCGGTCAGCAAGCGTCCCGAGCCGGGATCTGACGGGGACCGCCCCGCCGTGATGCCCGCATGA
- a CDS encoding glutamyl-tRNA reductase: MSLLVVGLSHRSAPVSVLERAVLAPRVREKLLQDAVSAEPAAEAAVLSTCNRIELYADVDKFHAGVGELSTLLARHSGVGLDELTPHLYVHYEDRAVHHLFSVACGLDSMVVGEGQILGQIKDALAAAQDQHTAGRLLNDLFQQALRTGKRAHSETGIDKAGQSLVTFGLQQLARPEPVEEWVRGKRALVIGAGSMSSLAATTLARAGVAELVIANRTLDRAERLASGLAPGLAAGAAPAAALTAGHGPRAHALPIDGLAAELPRADIVVSCTGATGLVLTEEAVREALKDRSASGGGETALLDLAMPRDIDAAVHGTEGARLVDIELLAEVSADAPLAADVDAVRTIVREEVAAFGAAQRAATITPTVVALRTMAADVVASEMARLEGRLQDLDDKQRAEITQTVRRVVDKLLHAPTVRAKQLAGEPGGAGYADALRELFDLDPQTVAAVSSPVSPGVPEPTQSPERRGDGPQGEQNEKAGAPEPQAHERYAAGRDEVST; encoded by the coding sequence ATGAGCCTGCTGGTCGTCGGTCTGAGCCACCGCAGCGCGCCCGTGAGCGTGCTGGAGCGTGCGGTGCTCGCACCCCGCGTACGCGAGAAGCTGCTTCAGGACGCCGTGAGCGCCGAGCCCGCGGCGGAGGCCGCCGTGCTCTCCACCTGCAACCGCATCGAGCTGTACGCCGACGTCGACAAGTTCCACGCCGGTGTCGGCGAGTTGTCGACGCTGCTCGCCAGGCACAGCGGCGTCGGCCTCGACGAACTCACGCCGCATCTGTACGTCCACTACGAGGACCGGGCGGTGCACCACCTGTTCTCGGTGGCCTGCGGCCTGGACTCGATGGTCGTCGGCGAGGGCCAGATCCTCGGACAGATCAAGGACGCGCTCGCCGCCGCCCAGGACCAGCACACCGCCGGGCGGCTGCTGAACGACCTCTTCCAGCAGGCGCTGCGCACCGGCAAGCGCGCGCACAGCGAGACCGGCATCGACAAGGCCGGGCAGTCGCTGGTGACGTTCGGGCTTCAGCAGCTCGCCCGGCCCGAGCCGGTCGAAGAGTGGGTGCGCGGCAAGCGTGCGCTGGTCATCGGCGCGGGTTCGATGTCGTCGCTGGCCGCTACGACTCTCGCGCGGGCCGGTGTGGCCGAACTGGTGATCGCCAACAGGACCCTGGACCGCGCCGAGCGGCTGGCCTCCGGGCTGGCCCCCGGGCTCGCCGCGGGCGCCGCACCCGCCGCGGCGCTGACCGCCGGGCACGGCCCCCGTGCGCACGCCCTCCCGATCGACGGGCTCGCCGCCGAGCTGCCCCGCGCCGACATCGTCGTCTCCTGCACCGGCGCGACGGGTCTCGTACTCACCGAGGAGGCCGTGCGGGAGGCGCTGAAGGACCGGTCGGCCTCGGGAGGCGGCGAGACGGCGCTGCTCGACCTGGCCATGCCCCGCGACATCGACGCGGCCGTCCACGGCACCGAGGGCGCACGCCTCGTCGACATCGAACTGCTCGCGGAGGTCTCCGCGGACGCGCCGCTGGCTGCGGACGTCGACGCCGTGCGGACCATCGTGCGCGAGGAGGTCGCCGCGTTCGGCGCCGCGCAGCGGGCCGCGACGATCACACCGACCGTCGTCGCCCTGCGCACCATGGCCGCCGACGTCGTCGCGTCCGAGATGGCACGCCTGGAAGGCCGCCTCCAGGACCTCGACGACAAGCAACGCGCGGAGATCACCCAGACCGTGCGACGCGTCGTGGACAAGCTGCTCCACGCGCCGACCGTACGGGCCAAGCAGCTCGCAGGTGAGCCCGGCGGCGCCGGATACGCCGACGCCCTGCGCGAGTTGTTCGACCTCGACCCGCAGACGGTCGCCGCCGTCAGCAGCCCCGTGTCGCCCGGCGTACCGGAGCCCACTCAGTCCCCGGAACGCCGCGGCGACGGCCCCCAGGGCGAGCAGAACGAGAAAGCAGGCGCCCCCGAGCCGCAAGCCCACGAGCGGTACGCGGCCGGGCGCGACGAGGTGAGCACATGA
- the hemC gene encoding hydroxymethylbilane synthase: protein MSNIPANALRLGTRRSKLAMAQSGLVAEQARRVTGRPVELVEITTYGDTSREHLAQIGGTGVFVTALRDALLGGRIDFAVHSLKDLPTAQPPELTLAAVPRRADPRDVLIARDGLRFEELAASVRTTGRPARIGTGSPRRMSQLAAWARSLSVKVDTVPIRGNIDTRIGYVRSGELDAVVLAAAGMERTGRLDEVTELLSPDALLPAPGQGALAVECASADVHLATQLAELDDPHTRAAVTAERTLLAALEAGCSAPVGALADLLGDGQAVTEMRLRGVVGTIDGETLVQLSTTGPVPASAEGAATPEKMGRELADEMLAKGAAGLMGERAL, encoded by the coding sequence ATGAGCAACATCCCAGCGAACGCCCTCCGGTTGGGCACCCGGCGCAGCAAGCTCGCCATGGCCCAGTCGGGCCTCGTGGCGGAGCAGGCGCGCCGGGTCACCGGCCGGCCCGTGGAGCTGGTCGAGATCACGACGTACGGCGACACCAGCAGGGAACACCTCGCGCAGATCGGCGGCACCGGCGTCTTCGTCACGGCGCTGCGCGACGCGCTGCTCGGCGGCCGTATCGACTTCGCGGTGCACTCGCTGAAGGACCTCCCCACCGCGCAGCCCCCGGAGCTGACACTGGCCGCGGTGCCCCGCCGGGCCGACCCGCGGGACGTGCTGATCGCCCGCGACGGGCTCCGCTTCGAGGAGCTCGCCGCGAGCGTGCGCACCACCGGCAGGCCCGCCCGTATCGGCACGGGCTCGCCCCGGCGCATGTCGCAGCTCGCCGCCTGGGCCCGCAGCCTCTCCGTGAAGGTCGACACGGTGCCGATCCGCGGGAATATCGACACGCGCATCGGGTATGTGCGCTCAGGCGAACTCGACGCCGTGGTGCTCGCAGCAGCCGGGATGGAACGCACCGGACGCCTCGACGAGGTCACCGAACTGCTCAGCCCCGACGCCCTGCTGCCGGCCCCCGGCCAGGGGGCACTCGCCGTCGAGTGCGCATCGGCCGACGTACATCTGGCCACCCAGCTCGCCGAGCTCGACGACCCGCACACGCGGGCCGCCGTGACCGCCGAGCGAACCCTGCTCGCCGCCTTGGAAGCCGGTTGCAGCGCCCCCGTGGGCGCGCTCGCCGACCTGCTTGGCGACGGGCAGGCTGTCACCGAAATGCGCCTGCGCGGCGTCGTCGGAACCATCGACGGCGAGACGCTGGTGCAGCTGTCCACCACCGGTCCCGTACCGGCGTCCGCGGAGGGCGCAGCGACCCCGGAGAAGATGGGGCGCGAGCTCGCCGACGAGATGCTCGCCAAAGGCGCGGCCGGTCTGATGGGGGAGCGAGCACTTTGA
- a CDS encoding uroporphyrinogen-III synthase, translated as MSPTTAHNSTTQHLYGAHGHVTFLGAGPGDPGLLTLRAVEALAQADVLVADPQVYDVVRSHARAGVDTPLRLEDGAKQDPKADGTPAGTANGAADLAMAAARSGKRVVRAVTGDPGLDADAAREMLACAGEGIPFEVVPGIATAVGVPAYAGIPLRDGHGTDVRFIDAATADDRCWTEVGASDATVVVSTTLDSVVSVAGELVAGGRKPETPLTVTVAGTTTRQRTWSATLGTMGQVLKSAKVLPSSDGGQPVIAVVGERGAAAERQRLAWFESKPLFGWQVLVPRTKEQAESLSDQLRSYGAVPAEVPTIAVEPPRTPQQMERAVKGLVTGRYEWIAFTSVNAVKAVREKFEEYGLDARAFAGIKVAAVGEQTAKALVEFGVKPDLVPSGEQSAAGLLEDWPPYDPVFDPIDRVFLPRADIATETLVAGLIELGWEVDDVTAYRTVRASPPPAETREAIKGGGFDAVLFTSSSTVRNLVGIAGKPHNVTVIACIGLTTAKTAEEHGLRVDVMSPEPSVHKLAEALADFGAERRAEALAAGDVVKRPSEKRPARRRARSS; from the coding sequence TTGAGCCCCACCACTGCCCACAACTCGACAACTCAGCACCTCTACGGCGCACATGGACACGTCACCTTCCTCGGCGCCGGTCCCGGCGACCCGGGTCTGCTGACGCTGCGCGCCGTCGAGGCGCTGGCACAGGCAGACGTGCTTGTCGCCGACCCGCAGGTGTACGACGTCGTCCGCAGCCATGCGCGGGCAGGGGTGGACACTCCGCTCCGGTTGGAAGACGGGGCGAAGCAGGACCCGAAAGCCGACGGGACGCCGGCGGGCACCGCGAACGGTGCAGCAGATCTTGCCATGGCCGCCGCACGGTCCGGCAAGCGGGTCGTGAGGGCGGTCACGGGCGATCCCGGCCTGGACGCCGACGCGGCACGCGAGATGCTGGCGTGCGCCGGAGAGGGCATCCCGTTCGAGGTGGTGCCCGGCATCGCGACGGCGGTGGGCGTGCCCGCGTACGCGGGCATCCCGCTGCGCGACGGCCACGGCACCGACGTCCGCTTCATCGACGCCGCCACGGCCGACGACAGATGCTGGACGGAGGTCGGCGCGAGCGACGCGACCGTCGTCGTCTCCACGACGCTGGACTCCGTCGTCTCCGTCGCCGGTGAACTCGTCGCGGGGGGCCGCAAGCCCGAGACGCCGCTCACCGTCACCGTCGCCGGCACCACCACCCGGCAGCGCACCTGGAGCGCCACGCTCGGCACCATGGGCCAGGTCCTGAAGTCCGCGAAGGTGCTGCCGTCCTCGGACGGCGGGCAGCCCGTGATAGCCGTGGTCGGGGAGCGCGGTGCGGCGGCGGAGCGTCAGCGCCTGGCGTGGTTCGAGTCCAAGCCGCTGTTCGGCTGGCAGGTGCTGGTGCCGCGTACGAAGGAGCAGGCGGAGTCGCTCTCCGACCAGTTGCGCAGCTACGGCGCGGTGCCCGCGGAGGTCCCGACCATCGCCGTCGAACCGCCGCGTACGCCGCAGCAGATGGAGCGAGCGGTCAAGGGCCTTGTCACGGGCCGGTACGAGTGGATCGCCTTCACGTCGGTCAACGCGGTCAAGGCGGTGCGGGAGAAGTTCGAGGAGTACGGGCTGGACGCTCGCGCCTTCGCGGGGATCAAGGTCGCCGCGGTCGGCGAGCAGACGGCGAAGGCCCTCGTGGAGTTCGGTGTGAAGCCGGATCTGGTGCCCAGCGGCGAGCAGTCCGCGGCGGGCCTGCTGGAGGACTGGCCGCCCTACGACCCGGTGTTCGACCCCATCGACCGCGTCTTCCTGCCGCGTGCCGACATCGCCACCGAGACCCTGGTGGCCGGGCTGATCGAGCTGGGCTGGGAGGTCGACGACGTCACCGCGTACCGGACGGTGCGGGCCTCGCCGCCCCCGGCCGAGACGCGGGAGGCCATCAAGGGCGGCGGCTTCGACGCGGTGCTGTTCACCTCGTCGTCCACGGTGCGCAATCTCGTCGGCATCGCGGGCAAGCCGCACAACGTGACCGTCATCGCCTGCATCGGGCTTACCACCGCGAAGACCGCGGAGGAGCACGGGCTGCGTGTGGACGTGATGTCGCCGGAGCCTTCGGTGCACAAACTGGCCGAGGCGCTCGCGGACTTCGGAGCGGAGCGCCGGGCGGAGGCCCTGGCGGCAGGCGATGTGGTGAAGCGGCCGAGCGAGAAGCGCCCGGCCAGGAGGAGGGCACGTTCGTCGTGA
- the hemB gene encoding porphobilinogen synthase, with amino-acid sequence MTTQFPGGPAYATGVGGFPAARPRRLRTTPAMRRMVAEHRLHPAQLILPVFVRDGIGEPVPVSSMPGVVQHTRETLKKAAHEAVRAGVGGFMIYGVPKEEDKDAVGSAGTDPDGILQVALRDVRAEVGDDIVIMSDLCLDETTDHGHCGVLDAEGRVDNDATLERYAEMACVQAEAGAHVLGPSGMMDGQIGFVRRALDEAGHRDVSLFAYTAKYASAFYGPFREAVGSSLKGDRKTYQQDPANAREALRELSLDAAEGADMVMVKPGLPYLDVLRDFAERAEVPVGVYQISGEYAMVEAAAQNGWIDRDRAIMETLTSFKRAGANLILTYWATEAAGRL; translated from the coding sequence GTGACTACGCAGTTCCCCGGAGGTCCCGCTTACGCGACGGGCGTGGGCGGCTTTCCCGCCGCGCGGCCGCGCCGCCTCCGTACGACGCCGGCGATGCGCCGCATGGTCGCCGAACACCGGCTGCACCCGGCGCAGTTGATCCTTCCCGTCTTCGTCCGTGACGGCATCGGCGAGCCGGTGCCCGTCTCGTCCATGCCGGGCGTCGTGCAGCACACCAGGGAGACGCTGAAGAAGGCGGCGCACGAGGCGGTACGCGCGGGCGTCGGCGGATTCATGATCTACGGCGTCCCGAAGGAGGAGGACAAGGACGCGGTCGGCAGCGCGGGCACCGACCCCGACGGCATCCTCCAGGTCGCGCTGCGGGACGTGAGGGCCGAGGTCGGCGACGACATCGTGATCATGTCGGATCTGTGCCTGGACGAGACGACGGACCACGGCCACTGCGGAGTGCTGGACGCCGAGGGCCGCGTCGACAACGACGCGACGCTGGAGCGCTACGCCGAGATGGCGTGCGTACAGGCCGAGGCGGGCGCCCATGTGCTGGGCCCCAGCGGCATGATGGACGGCCAGATCGGCTTCGTGCGCCGCGCGCTCGACGAGGCGGGCCACCGGGACGTGTCCTTGTTCGCCTACACCGCGAAGTACGCCTCCGCCTTCTACGGTCCGTTCCGCGAGGCCGTGGGCTCCTCGCTCAAGGGCGACCGCAAGACCTATCAGCAGGACCCGGCCAACGCCCGCGAGGCGCTGCGCGAGCTGTCCCTGGACGCCGCCGAGGGCGCCGACATGGTGATGGTCAAGCCGGGCCTGCCGTATCTGGACGTGCTGCGCGACTTCGCCGAGCGTGCCGAAGTCCCCGTCGGCGTCTATCAGATCTCCGGTGAGTACGCGATGGTCGAGGCCGCCGCGCAGAACGGCTGGATCGACCGCGACCGCGCGATCATGGAGACCCTTACGAGCTTCAAGCGCGCGGGCGCGAACCTGATCCTCACCTACTGGGCGACGGAGGCCGCGGGGCGGCTGTAG
- a CDS encoding Uma2 family endonuclease, with translation MSALPEGLEAFQVASVALPNDPDDYATPDLLVGDAALGESDDWLAEPGSVAFVLEVVSKSNSTKDTREMVRWYAEAGIPSYLVIDPRDGTWTLYTEPRQGEYQGSLHKRYGDDVVLSDLGVKLSTDSLPRYAEDS, from the coding sequence ATGTCCGCCCTGCCGGAGGGGCTTGAGGCGTTCCAAGTCGCTTCTGTCGCCCTCCCGAACGACCCGGACGACTACGCGACCCCGGACCTCCTCGTCGGTGATGCCGCTCTCGGGGAGTCGGACGACTGGCTCGCGGAGCCGGGCAGCGTCGCCTTCGTCCTCGAAGTCGTCTCCAAGAGCAACAGCACGAAGGACACCCGGGAGATGGTCCGCTGGTACGCCGAGGCAGGCATCCCGTCGTACCTGGTGATCGATCCCCGTGACGGCACCTGGACGCTGTACACCGAGCCCCGCCAGGGCGAATACCAAGGGTCGCTGCACAAGCGTTACGGGGACGACGTCGTGTTGAGCGACCTCGGGGTCAAGCTGTCGACTGACTCTCTTCCCAGGTACGCCGAAGACTCCTGA